A window of Babylonia areolata isolate BAREFJ2019XMU chromosome 2, ASM4173473v1, whole genome shotgun sequence contains these coding sequences:
- the LOC143279530 gene encoding uncharacterized protein LOC143279530, whose amino-acid sequence MEKSGGGSRGGNNLLTVDEGVRPRANSDPTVTTGGMTMMMMMLPEIKVEDCTDPDLSSNNPNHQPDNLPSGFGAIPPRPRSNTCPEDLFRKPRNGRPPTPPPGTFRKGHRFKSGFTKPALKESVSFAHHRLSKLAESEDAEDPNPHIRDNAHHRHLPSSSSSPTSFSEACQEEEEEDETAADMAERLPSQLGRMELDSTKPSTTTTTTAAAAASNSSRDRISGETPSSPKEPCSSETCGRGGGAGGGVAEDDADSSLKNGGGCAVSDTGSAEDASFVSQQAAVKCRCAQSSAATLDSKQLQAC is encoded by the coding sequence ATGGAGAAGAGTGGCGGGGGGTCCAGGGGAGGCAACAACCTGCTGACAGTGGACGAGGGGGTCAGACCCCGGGCCAACTCTGACCCCACAGTGACCACGGGGggcatgacgatgatgatgatgatgctgccaGAGATCAAAGTGGAGGACTGCACGGACCCAGACCTCTCCAGCAACAACCCCAACCACCAACCGGACAACCTGCCCTCAGGGTTCGGGGCCATTCCGCCACGCCCGCGCTCCAACACCTGCCCGGAGGACCTCTTCCGGAAGCCGCGCAACGGCcgcccgcccacccctccccccggcacCTTCCGCAAAGGGCATAGGTTCAAGTCCGGCTTTACCAAGCCCGCGCTGAAAGAGTCGGTCAGCTTCGCCCATCACAGACTGAGCAAACTGGCAGAGAGTGAGGACGCCGAAGATCCAAACCCACACATCCGCGACAACGCTCACCACCGCCacctgccttcctcctcctcctcccctacgtCCTTCTCCGAGGCCtgccaagaagaggaagaagaagatgagacgGCAGCTGACATGGCGGAACGTCTCCCGTCCCAACTGGGCAGGATGGAGCTGGACTCCACCAAACcctccactactaccaccaccacagccgccgccgccgccagcaacagcagcagagacagAATTTCAGGGGAGACCCCCTCTTCGCCCAAAGAGCCGTGCTCTTCCGAGACgtgtggacgaggaggaggagcaggaggaggagtagcgGAGGACGACGCGGATTCCTCCCTGAAGAACGGCGGAGGGTGTGCTGTGAGTGACACTGGCAGTGCCGAGGATGCCTCCTTTGTGTCTCAGCAGGCGGCTGTCAAGTGCCGCTGTGCACAGTCCAGCGCTGCCACCTTGGACAGTAAGCAGCTACAAGCCTGCTGA